The following are from one region of the Anaeropeptidivorans aminofermentans genome:
- a CDS encoding alpha/beta fold hydrolase has protein sequence MKKRNKIVLGLSLGAIVPAAVNYLLFKAFEGPVESKYRQYYHSFKYGKIRYIKKGKGEPILLIHSAGPGGSLEEWMKIIEPLSKHYRVYALDLLGHGNSDCPALSYSSYLYAEMINDFVENVIKEKANIVASSESCMFAVAANSLKPHWIKKLILLSPGGMNATAKPYKKATIILGKLMNIPHIGTTLYNIMYSRPFMSYFIRRHCFYDPLNAGFGLINKYYLFAHNKGPAGRYPVSDMLSGHFDLNIYHKLKNIDIPVKIIWGEENEINPVNNIYDTIRENPSIKIAIIERTRMLPQRESPMEFIKECRSFIENQ, from the coding sequence ATGAAAAAGAGAAATAAGATTGTCTTAGGATTGTCCCTCGGGGCTATCGTCCCAGCAGCAGTTAATTATTTACTGTTTAAGGCTTTTGAAGGCCCTGTTGAATCTAAATACAGGCAATACTACCACAGCTTTAAATACGGAAAAATAAGATATATCAAAAAGGGAAAGGGCGAGCCTATTCTTCTGATACATTCTGCCGGTCCCGGCGGAAGCCTTGAAGAATGGATGAAAATAATAGAGCCTTTGTCAAAGCATTACAGAGTGTATGCTCTTGACCTTTTAGGCCATGGCAACAGCGATTGTCCGGCTCTTTCTTATTCCTCCTATTTATATGCTGAAATGATAAACGACTTTGTGGAAAATGTCATAAAAGAAAAAGCCAATATAGTTGCTTCTTCTGAAAGCTGTATGTTTGCCGTTGCTGCCAACAGCTTAAAACCCCATTGGATAAAGAAGCTTATTCTCTTATCCCCGGGAGGGATGAATGCAACAGCCAAGCCATACAAAAAGGCTACCATTATCCTTGGAAAATTAATGAATATCCCCCATATCGGAACAACACTCTATAATATAATGTACTCAAGGCCTTTTATGTCCTATTTCATCAGAAGGCATTGTTTTTATGATCCTTTAAACGCAGGCTTCGGGCTGATTAATAAATATTATCTCTTTGCCCATAACAAAGGCCCTGCAGGAAGATATCCCGTAAGTGATATGCTTTCCGGCCATTTTGACCTGAATATATATCATAAGCTTAAAAATATAGACATTCCCGTAAAAATAATATGGGGGGAAGAAAACGAAATCAACCCTGTAAATAATATATATGACACCATCAGAGAAAATCCTTCCATAAAAATAGCAATTATAGAAAGAACAAGAATGCTTCCCCAAAGAGAAAGTCCCATGGAATTTATTAAGGAATGCAGAAGCTTTATAGAAAATCAATAA